The region TTACAGGAGGTCTGCTGATCGAGAAGCTTGAATTGCTGTGGGGTCTGGAGAACGAAGGATGAACGGGAGTTGCAGGAAAGGGAGAGAACTGAAATGGAGCTAATCATTAATCATTTGACCAAGACTTACGGAAGCAAGACGGCACTGCAGGACATCAGCTTCCGGGTGGGCGAGGGCATTCACGGCCTGCTGGGGCCGAACGGGGCAGGCAAAACTACGCTGATGCGGCTGCTAGCCACTCTGCTGACGCCCAGTTCAGGAACGGTAGAGATAGGCGGGGTACCCTTGCAGGATAAAGCCCGGGTGCGCGAGCTGGTCGGTTATCTGCCGCAGGAGTTCGCCTTCTATCCCGGAATGACCGTCTATGAGGCTATGGATTATCTTGCGCTGCTGTCCGGGATAGGCGGCCGTTCCGGGCGGAAGCGGAGAATAGATGATCTGCTGGAGCAAGTGAACCTTACGGAGCAGCGCCGGACGAAGGTCAAGGCGCTGTCCGGCGGGATGAAGCGGCGGCTGGGCGTGGCCCAGGCCATGGTGCATGAGCCGAAGCTGCTGATTGTCGATGAGCCGACAGCGGGGCTGGACCCCGAGGAGCGCATCCGCTTCCGGCGGCTGCTGGGACGGTTCGCGGAAGGGCGGGTTGTCCTCCTGTCCACGCATGTCGTTGAAGATGTGGAGTCCACCTGCGAGCAAATGACTGTACTGCAGAAGGGGAGTCTGCGGTATCACGGCAGAATAGGCGATCTCACCGCCGCTGCGGCCGGCCGTGTCTGGATCGCCGAGTTGGACCGGACGCAGTGGGAGCGGGACCGCGACCGCTTCCCGGTACTGTCGGCCGTGCCGGAGGGCGCAGGCATGCGGGTCCGGGTGCTGGCCGGGGAGCAGCCCTTTGCCGGGGCGCAGCAGACTGCACCGTCCATCGAAGATGCATACCTGCACCTGATGCGCAGGGAGGAATCCTACGTATGATGGCATTGATCGGCAAGGAGATGCGCATGACGCTGCGCAGTCTGGTATTCTATCTGTTTGTGATTGCCAGCGTATTCTTCTATTTCACTTCTTATGCTACGGAGGAGACCTGGGGAGAGCTCGGTCCTCCTGTAATAAGTCAGCCACAGAATATGGGAACTGCGGAACAGCCTTATTACGGTTGGGCGACCGCGGGGGATACCCGCAGCTTGGCTAAGCGGATGAAAATCCATATGCAGCGGGATCTGAATGCGGGAGCCAGCCAGAAGCTCAGGCTGGGCTTCCCGATGGAGGTGGAACTGGATACCGGAGAGAAGGCGGCTTTCACCGCTGCCATCTCACAGCTGGATAAGATCCTGAAGGACCCCAGCCAATATACCATGGATGAGGTTAACCAGGTCGCCGAGGCATTGAACAGCGAATTGGGCGGAAACAGCATCTACCAACAAGGACTGGGTAGTTACGGCTATGCTATAACTTCTGTGGACGAAGCAATGAAGGCACAGGAAGCGCAGCTTGCGGAGTATAATGCGAAGGTAGACGCAGGGGAACTGCTGCCCGGAGCCGCTCGCTATTTCAGTGATTATCTGTCGTTGCCGGCAGGGATCTTCCCGGTCTTTCTGTCCGCCTTCCTGCTGCTGCGGGACCGCTCCAGCCGGATGAATGAATTGATCTACAGCCGCAGGGTCTCTCCGTGGGTGTATGTCGGGTCAAAGTTTATCGCCCAAGGGATTATGCTCTCTGTGGTCTACCTCATTCTGGCTGTCATCGGGGGCTGGCAGACGGTGGATACGCTTGGGCTTACTGGTCAGACGGGACAGGCTATATCAGTCTTTCTCAGCTATACGGCCTGGTGGCTGCTGCCCACCTTGTGGATCTCGGTCGCCTTCGGGATGTTCGGCTCCATGCTGTTCCGCCGGGGCATTGTGCCTATCGCCTTGCAGATCATCTGGTGGTTCGTATCCGTACTGCCGCTTATGGGCTCCTATGGGCTGAATCGGCTGTTCATCCGCTTCAATTCGCCTAATGACTATAATCTGTACCGAGGCTGGGCAGATGAGATTGCCCTTAACCGCAGCTTTTACCTGCTGCTGGCAATTCTTCTGACCGCCGGGGCAGCCTGGCTCTGGGAGCGAAACCGCAGCCGTCTGGATTCTGCCCAGTCACTTGGCAGGAAGAAGACGAAGCGGACTCCGGCAGTGCCCGCACCGGGGGCGCTGAGATGAGCAGGCAGATCATCGCTCCGCTCGCCCGTTACAACCTCAAGCTGACAGTGCATTATTCCTGGTTGCTGTCAGCGGTACTTTTGGCAGCCGTACCGGTATTCATAGACCCTGTATTAATGGACAGGCTCCAGGTTGCGAAGCTGGGTGAACTGCTCGTCAGCCTGCTGGGACTGATAGTCTATCCGCATCTAGGTCTGTTGGAGGATGGCGGCATCCAGGAGGTGCTTTATGCCAAGCGGGTGCGTCATCTTCCGTTATTTCTGTTCCGATGGGTGCTTACCGCCCTCTATATCTTCCTTGCTGTTGCTGCTTTGTTCAGCTGGGTACATGGAAGCGGCGCAGATTTCGAGCTATGGCCGATGGTGGGAGGGACGGCAATTACCGCCATTGTGATGGGGTCAGCCGGTCTGACGGCAACTCTTCTGGCCGGTAATCTCTCGGCTGGATATATTGCCGGATTCTCCTGGTATCTGCTGGATTTCACCACCAAGGGAAGACTGACCGGGCCCTTTTACCTGTTCGGCCTGCTTAATGAGCCATGGGATAAAGGCAAGTGGCTGCTTGCCGGTCTATCGCTGACACTGGTACTCTTCTGTGCCTTCTGGCTGCCGCGCAGGAGACTGGACTAACCTATAACCACCGCCTTGACGTCATGCAAGTGACCAGGGCGGTTTTTTTGAAAATATAAGACTTTATATGTTGCACACGATAAAGTATCCTTCTATTTCTCGCTGAAACGATACCGTCCTTAAAAGGACGGCAAAGCCGTTTCCACTTGTAGAATTTATATGTTTTGGGGTCCCCGCTCTTAACTAACTTATTTGCTCTTGTTTTCGGCTCGTCCAGACCCAATAACGGCCACTCAGTCCGCAATCAGCAGAATAGGTGTCTTTTTGGCAATATAAGAGACTCCCAGTCCGGCAATCACCCAAATTATTTATTTCATGTACCAAAATACTGCGAAGCCTACCCTGGAAATAACTTTACTTCCCCATTTCCATTTTCTGTGGTGCCGCGCCAGCGGCATGGATGGCTTGTGGGGTTATTTTGTGTGTGAATATGCACCTTTTCCAGCGGCAAGCTTGCCCGGAGTATCTTCATTAGCGGGACTTTAGGTCTGGAGCATAAATTCCGAAAAAAAGGTATAATGTTACTAAATTATGTCCCCCATTTTCTCAGAGGAGGCTCCAGCTTTGTCCGACACACTATTTAAGCACTTGTACATGCGGTCCTCAATAGGATATGCGGCAGTATCCATTACGGATGGAACTATGCTCATGGCCAACCCTGCGCTTTGCGGGATGTTTGGATACACCGAGACCGAACTCAAGGAGCTGCGTTACCAGGATATCGTCTATCCGGGTGAAGGGGATACCCTGGATCACGGGCAGATTATGAATGACTTAATAAGCAGACCCGATATGGCTGTAGATACCGAAAAGCGGTTCGTACATAAGAATGGTGAGATGCTCTGGGTTGCCCTGCATCTTTTTCTGATCATTGATGAACAGAGCGGAAGTCCCTCCCATCTGGTTGCAGAGATGACTGATATCACCGCGCGTAAGCTGGCGGAGAAGAAGATAGAGGAGGACCACCAGCTCTACGAGCTGGTTACGGAACACACCCCGGATATGATTTCATTCGCCGATCCCGACGGGACGCTGCGCTATGTCTCCCCGTCGGTCGAAGCGCTGCTGGGTTATCCGCCCAGCGACATGATCGGCCGCAACAAAACGGATTTTTACCATGAAGCGGATGCGCTGGAAATGACCGGGCCGGGTAAGCTCTACTCTGACAGTGATACCTTCACACGCAGAGTCAGGCATAAGGACGGCCATTATCTTTGGATCCAAAGCTCCTTTCAGGTGGTGCGGAACCGTGAAGGTGAAGTACGGCAGATCCTGACGATTGCCCGTGACATCACCGAGCGGAAGAAGGTTGAAGATATGCTGGCTGCCGCGCAGGAGCTTGGACAAATGGGCTCCTGGGAGTGGAATTCCGTATATGAGCAGCTGATCGTCTCCGGCCAGCTGATGGCCATCTTTGAATTAGGCGGGAATTGCGGAAATCATACCGTGGTCCATTATACTCAGTTGCTTGACTGTGTAGTGCCGGAGGACCTGGATAGATTGCGCGAAGAGCTGCATTATACGCTGAAGTCCGGGGCTAAGGGTGAGGCGATTTTCAGAGTGAAGGGTAGTGAGGATCGTAAATCTCTCTACGCACACTGGGAAGTGATCCTGGATGCCTCCGGCAAGGTTCAGCAGATCCGTGGTATGGTGCAGGATGTGACCGAGCGCGAACGGATGGAGGAGCAGCTGCGTGAGAGCGAGAACCGCTACAAATCACTTTTCGAATACAATCCGTCTGCCATCAGTGCCATGGATCTGCAGGGATACATTCAGTCAATGAATGCCAGTCTGGAGCAGCTGACCGGATACAGCAGAGAGACCCTGATGCATTCCAGTTACAGTGAGATTATTGAAGAGGATGAGCTGGAGCATGTGAATATGCGGTTTCTGGCGGCAGCCGGAGGCAGGGCCCAGACCTTCGATACCCGGGTGATCCGTCACGACGGCGAGCGGGTGGAGGTGGGGATGATTTATGTCCCTATGCTGATTGATCATGAGGTGGTCGGCGTATTTGCCATTACCAGTGATATTACAGAGCCTAAGCGGTATTTGGAGCAGATTGAGAAGCTTAGCTATGAGCATGCGCTGATCCTGAACTCTGTGTCTGAGGGGATTTTTGGCATGAATCTGGAGGGGGAGACCGTATTTATCAATCCCGCTGCCTCTGTCATGCTCGGGTATAATCCGGGGGAGCTGGCCGGCAATATCAAGCTGCATACGATCGCGCAGACCTGGATGGACGGTGAGCTGTATCCCGGGGGACACCGGACGCTGGCGGAGCTGCTCAAGACCAAGCTCTCTTATGAGCAGGAGCAGGAAGGGATTTTCTGGCGTCAGGACGGCTCCAGCTTCCTGGTCAAATACCGGATGACGGCACTATATGATAACGGAGAGCATAAAGGGGCGGTGGTGGTCTTCAGGGATATCACCGAGGAGAAGGCTGTGGAGCGTGCCAAGGAATCTGCGGAGAAGGCTGACCGGGCCAAGTCGGAGTTCCTGGCGATTATGAGCCACGAGCTGCGTACACCGATGAATGGAATTATCGGGATGGCTGATCTTCTGTCTGGAACGGAGCTTACGGAGGAACAGCAGTATTACACCCAGATTATCAATAAAAGCGGCGCCGCGCTCGTACATATTCTTAACGAGGTGCTGGATTTCAGTAAAATTGAATCCGGCATGATGACGCTGGATCTCCAGCCGGTCGATATCCGGCAGGTTGTTCAGAATGTCTGTGAGCTATTCTATCCGCGTATCCAGGAGAAAGGGCTCATTCTGCGCAGCCATATTGAGCCGGATATTCCGGCAGTTGTCATTACCGACGAAACCAGGCTGAGGCAGGTGCTGGTAAATCTCGTCGGCAATGCGGTTAAGTTCACGGAAGAAGGCGAGGTCGGCGTCTCAGTGAAGCTGGAGGCTGCCGGGGAGCCGGGCTCGCTGATTCTGCGGTTCACGGTAACTGATACCGGTATAGGCATTCCGCAGGGCAGCCAGAACCTGTTATTCCAGTCCTTTTCCCAGCTCGACCCTTCGATCAACCGTAAGTACGGCGGGACGGGACTGGGTCTGGCGATCAGCAAGAAGCTGGTCGAGCTGCTGGACGGAGCTATCGGTGTGAACAGCGTCGAAGGAGAGGGCTCGGAATTCTACTTCACCATCGGCGTGATGTATTCGGTGGAGGAGCCGGGCCAAGCGCTGCTGGCAGGAGTTGCTGCCACTCAGGAGTATAAGGGCGGGATCTTCAACCTGGATCATCCCGAGGGCCAGTACGGCCCGTTGTCTATCCTAGTCGCAGAGGATCATCAGGTGAATCAGCAGATCCTGCAGACTTTTCTCAAAAAGCGCGGCTACTCCTCAGACCTGGCAGTGAACGGGGCGCAGGCGGTAGAAGCTGTACGTTCCCGGCATTATGATCTGGTGTTCATGGATATTCAAATGCCGGGTATGGACGGGATTGAGGCAACCCGGCAGATCCGTGAGGCGATGGGGCTGTCCCCGGTGATTATTGCCGCCACGGCCTTTGCCCGCAAGGAAGATGAAGAGATGTGCCTCCGGGCAGGGATGCAGGACTTTATCCCCAAGCCAATCCGTGGGGAAGAGCTGGACAGAGTGCTGAGGGAATGGTCGGGCAGCATCCGCAGGTAGTCTTGTAAGGGTTCAGGCGCTATTCATATTGACAGTTTTCCTTTGTCTGCATTACTATTATATAAATCGTAAACATTACGAATATATAACGGTAATCGAAAGGATCAACAGAGTGAAAATCATGAAGCGCGGAGATTTCCTGCTGATTATCATTGTATTGCTGGCCGCCGGTTCCATCTACGGCTACAAGTGGTTCTCTAACCATAATCATCCGTATAAGCAAGGGGAGCTGGCGGCAGTAATCACAGTGAACGGCAAAGCCTACAAGACTGTGCAGCTGACCAAGGAAGAGCAGATTATTGATATCCGCACCAGGTATGGCCATAACACGCTGAAGGTATACGATTATGGTATTCAAATGACCTATTCCGATGCTCCGCTGACCATTGCGCTGGACATGGGATTCATCTCCCGGCCGAAGCAGCAGATTATCTGCATTCCGGCCCGTCTCCTGGTGGAGATCTCGAACCCGGGGGCTTCGCTGGAGGATGACGATGCGCTGGACGCAGTCATCTAGTTATGGCTGCAGCTCTTTCCAAGCCGCTGCGGCATCGGCGCTTGTGTACACATAAGGTGTGGACGGTGCTGCCACTGCGGTTATGCTCTGTGGAGCGATCTGCAGAGCCTCTACGCCCTCATAGAGCGTCACATGAAGCTTGCCCCGAACCTCAATCCAGGTATCGGCGGGCAGGCTTATTTGTGTTCCAGGCGCAAGGAGAATGCCGAAAGGAGTGGCATCTGCCGTACAACACTGAACCAGGAAGCGGCTGACGGCGTAGCCGGATTGGCCGGACCCCAGCGGCTCACGGTACAGGAAGCCGGATACGGCGATCTCCTTGCCCTCGAACTGCGATTTGTAGAGATTAAGGGCGCCCAGCGTTTCCGAGAAAATCTCAGGGAACACAGGGATGACAGGCTGCCTGTAGAGCTGTCCTGCCAGCTCTGCAAATTCGGCCTCATAGGGGTTGGCCGGCGTGAAGCTTGCCCCGGTGCCGGACTCTACGGCAGTGTAGGACAGGGCAAGGCCCTTCTTGGCTGCTGCGGCGCTGCCGAGTGCCCGGTCGGGCAGCAGGAAGCCGAGCAGCAGCGGAAGCAGGAACAGGCTGTACAGTGCAGAGCTGCCCAAGAGTGAGCGGGGCAGGCGGTGCTCGCAGTCGCAGAGGGCGGAGCTTCGGCCAAGCACAGCTTGGAGCCCGAGGCTGAGCGCCATCAGGGAGAGCGGAACCGGGCATAGCCTGATCCAGCGGGCCAGCTTAGGTGCAACATAATAATGGAGGGCGTCCTGCTGGACCAGATGTCCGATATAGAGGGCGAAGGCGAGCAGAATAACCGCCCTGAGTATATAGTGAAGCCGGATGCTCCCGGAGCTATTCATGCAGATCCTCCTCCAGATATTCGGGATTTCAGGGCAGCTACAGCCAGAATGAAGCGAGCACGGAGCCGGTGAAGACGGCCGCGGCAATGAGGAAGAACAGGTACAGGGCGAATCGGGTCTTGAACAGCGAGAGCAGCATCAGTGCGTTCTTGAAATCGAGCATCGGTCCCAGCACCATGAAGGCGAGCAGCGCTCCTGCCGGGAAGGTATGCAGGAAGGTGGAAGCAACGAAGGCATCGGAGGTGGAGCAGAGCGAGAGTGCGAAGGCCAGCCCCATCATGAACACGTAGGAGCCGAGCGGACGGTCTCCAATCGCGGACAGGCTGCTCTGATTCATGAAGGTCTGGATGCCCGCAGTCAGCAGACAGCCGATGATCAGGAATTTGCCCATCTCAAAAAATTCATCCGACGTATGCACCAGGACCGCTGCCGCCCGGCCTCCGCGTAGTGTGCCATGCTGCTCTTCGCTTCCCTCCCGGCGGATGGACAGGCGCAGCGGCGATCTGCGGACGGTGCCATAAATGAGCAGGCCAATACATGCCGCTACGGCAAAAGCCAGTCCCATCCGGGTGTAGGCCAGCTCCGGATGGGAGCGGAAGGCCGTCAGGGTGGCCCCGTAGACGACCGGATTGAGGATCGGGCCGGACAGAATGAAGACGATAGCAACATAGAGCGGCATCCCCTTATGCATGAGGCGGCGGACCAGCGGAATCATCCCGCATTCGCAGACGGGGAAGAGGATTCCGAGCAGACAGCCGAAGAGAATTGCCGGAACCGCGCGGCGCGGAATCCAGCGTGAGATCAGCTCGTCCGGCACGAAGACGCGGAGCAGGGAGGAGAGCAGCGCGCCCAGCAGGACAAACGGCAAGGCCTCCAGCAGAATGCCGAGGAATGCAGTTTTGAACGTGTCGACATAGCCGTTGTCCAGCAGGCTCAGATGCCCGGGCAGCCACGAGCTGCCCGCTGTGAGCAGAAAAGCGGCGGAAAAGAGCAGCGGCAATATTTTAATCGGAGTAAGGGTTGTCATGGGTTCATCGGCTCCTTCCCGCACAGGGGCTTAGCTGAATAAGGCCGCCCAGCTGCGGCTGATTGCCTTCTCGTCCAGATTCAGGCCAATGCAGACGATATAAGGCTGGCCCGGGTAGCTTGAAGCCTCCCAGGAGATGCGGTTCCCCGCGAGCTGCACCAGCTGCACGGAATCCCGGCCTGCAAGCCGTACATGGCCCTTGGCCCGGAGCAGACTGTAGCCCCATTGCCGCAAAAATTGCTCCAGCTCCTCCGGCCGGAGGCTTCCGGTCCATGCCGGGGGAACGGTTAACGTCACCGCTGCCACTTGGGAAAAAGAGCCGTCCGTCCCGGATTCAGGCTCATGTACTGCCGTTGCACTGCCGCCGCTGCTGCTGCTGTCCGTATTCATCCGCTGGAGGGTGGCGCCGCTGATATTGCCGGGGCCTCGCCGGGGAGCAGAGCCCTTGAATCCGCGTGCTGCGATGCCTGTCAACAGCGGAGCGAGATTAATCTGGCTGTAGTGGGTGAAGACGATCTCGGATTCCGAATTTTGCTTGTAGACCATCTTCTCAATCTTCCACAGGGTCTCCGGTTCTACCAGATCGCTTTTGTTGACGATGATGAGATCAGCGGTGGTGATCTGCTTGCGCAGGGTGCGGACGAGCAGTTTGTCGGACGAGAAGCGGCTGCTGTACTCAAGTGCATTCTCGGCATCCAGCAGCGTAATGGCGTGGTGCAGCTGCAGCCGGTCTGCCAGCGCCGGAGCCAGAAGCGACTTCACGATCTCATCCGGGTCAGCTACCCCTGTAAGCTCAATGTAGATGATGTCAGGGCGGCGTGCCAGCAGGGCGCCCAGGCTGCGCGGCAGCTCCTCCTTACGGCTGCAGCAGATGCAGCCGTCCAGCAGCTTTTCCACATTTGTGCCGGTACTCTCCTGAAGGATATAGCCGTCCACATCCTTGGCGCCCAGCTCATTCATGATCACCCCCGGGTTCAGCCCTCTCCGCTTGCTCTCCTTCAGCAGACTCAGCAGCAGGGTCGTCTTTCCGCTCCCCAGAAATCCGCTCAGTATAATCACAGGTATCTTCATGGCTCACTCTCCCGCTCCAATAGTACCGTCCCCATAAGAAGGCGGCCAAGCCGCTTCCGCTTGTAATTCCATCTATACGTCAAGCTTATTCAGGAAAGAACACTAATCTAAGCGAGCCGAAATGTTCGGGGACAGCTGTTGACAGCGGAGGGCTGGAGCGTGTAGAATGTGTAAATCGTAATAATTACGATTAAATAGAAGGGAGCTTGATTAAGATGAGAGTAATCGTTACCTTGGCCTGTACGGAGACGGGCGACCGCAACTATACCACCACGAAGAATAAGAGAACGACACCGGAGCGCCTGGAGATGAGAAAATATTGCCCGCGCCTGAAGCGTGTCACGCTGCACCGGGAGACCCGCTAAGCTCTGCAATGTCTTAGTAGCCCATCTGATTTCAAATTACATCTTTTCCAAGCGGGGGTTGTTCTTTAGGGATAAAAAATATAATTTACAAGGAGACTACAATGGACAAAATTCCTGTAACAGTGCTAAGCGGATATCTTGGCTCCGGCAAGACTACACTGCTCAATCATATTCTGCATAACCGTGAGGGCCTGAAGGTGGCCGTTATCGTCAATGATATGAGTGAAGTGAATGTGGATGCGAATCTGGTGAAATCCGGCAGCAGCCTCTCCCGCACAGAGGAGAAGCTGGTGGAGATGTCCAATGGCT is a window of Paenibacillus sp. FSL H3-0469 DNA encoding:
- the rpmG gene encoding 50S ribosomal protein L33; the protein is MRVIVTLACTETGDRNYTTTKNKRTTPERLEMRKYCPRLKRVTLHRETR
- a CDS encoding PAS domain S-box protein; its protein translation is MSDTLFKHLYMRSSIGYAAVSITDGTMLMANPALCGMFGYTETELKELRYQDIVYPGEGDTLDHGQIMNDLISRPDMAVDTEKRFVHKNGEMLWVALHLFLIIDEQSGSPSHLVAEMTDITARKLAEKKIEEDHQLYELVTEHTPDMISFADPDGTLRYVSPSVEALLGYPPSDMIGRNKTDFYHEADALEMTGPGKLYSDSDTFTRRVRHKDGHYLWIQSSFQVVRNREGEVRQILTIARDITERKKVEDMLAAAQELGQMGSWEWNSVYEQLIVSGQLMAIFELGGNCGNHTVVHYTQLLDCVVPEDLDRLREELHYTLKSGAKGEAIFRVKGSEDRKSLYAHWEVILDASGKVQQIRGMVQDVTERERMEEQLRESENRYKSLFEYNPSAISAMDLQGYIQSMNASLEQLTGYSRETLMHSSYSEIIEEDELEHVNMRFLAAAGGRAQTFDTRVIRHDGERVEVGMIYVPMLIDHEVVGVFAITSDITEPKRYLEQIEKLSYEHALILNSVSEGIFGMNLEGETVFINPAASVMLGYNPGELAGNIKLHTIAQTWMDGELYPGGHRTLAELLKTKLSYEQEQEGIFWRQDGSSFLVKYRMTALYDNGEHKGAVVVFRDITEEKAVERAKESAEKADRAKSEFLAIMSHELRTPMNGIIGMADLLSGTELTEEQQYYTQIINKSGAALVHILNEVLDFSKIESGMMTLDLQPVDIRQVVQNVCELFYPRIQEKGLILRSHIEPDIPAVVITDETRLRQVLVNLVGNAVKFTEEGEVGVSVKLEAAGEPGSLILRFTVTDTGIGIPQGSQNLLFQSFSQLDPSINRKYGGTGLGLAISKKLVELLDGAIGVNSVEGEGSEFYFTIGVMYSVEEPGQALLAGVAATQEYKGGIFNLDHPEGQYGPLSILVAEDHQVNQQILQTFLKKRGYSSDLAVNGAQAVEAVRSRHYDLVFMDIQMPGMDGIEATRQIREAMGLSPVIIAATAFARKEDEEMCLRAGMQDFIPKPIRGEELDRVLREWSGSIRR
- a CDS encoding NusG domain II-containing protein; translation: MKRGDFLLIIIVLLAAGSIYGYKWFSNHNHPYKQGELAAVITVNGKAYKTVQLTKEEQIIDIRTRYGHNTLKVYDYGIQMTYSDAPLTIALDMGFISRPKQQIICIPARLLVEISNPGASLEDDDALDAVI
- a CDS encoding ABC transporter ATP-binding protein, encoding MELIINHLTKTYGSKTALQDISFRVGEGIHGLLGPNGAGKTTLMRLLATLLTPSSGTVEIGGVPLQDKARVRELVGYLPQEFAFYPGMTVYEAMDYLALLSGIGGRSGRKRRIDDLLEQVNLTEQRRTKVKALSGGMKRRLGVAQAMVHEPKLLIVDEPTAGLDPEERIRFRRLLGRFAEGRVVLLSTHVVEDVESTCEQMTVLQKGSLRYHGRIGDLTAAAAGRVWIAELDRTQWERDRDRFPVLSAVPEGAGMRVRVLAGEQPFAGAQQTAPSIEDAYLHLMRREESYV
- a CDS encoding TIGR03943 family protein, with product MNSSGSIRLHYILRAVILLAFALYIGHLVQQDALHYYVAPKLARWIRLCPVPLSLMALSLGLQAVLGRSSALCDCEHRLPRSLLGSSALYSLFLLPLLLGFLLPDRALGSAAAAKKGLALSYTAVESGTGASFTPANPYEAEFAELAGQLYRQPVIPVFPEIFSETLGALNLYKSQFEGKEIAVSGFLYREPLGSGQSGYAVSRFLVQCCTADATPFGILLAPGTQISLPADTWIEVRGKLHVTLYEGVEALQIAPQSITAVAAPSTPYVYTSADAAAAWKELQP
- a CDS encoding permease produces the protein MTTLTPIKILPLLFSAAFLLTAGSSWLPGHLSLLDNGYVDTFKTAFLGILLEALPFVLLGALLSSLLRVFVPDELISRWIPRRAVPAILFGCLLGILFPVCECGMIPLVRRLMHKGMPLYVAIVFILSGPILNPVVYGATLTAFRSHPELAYTRMGLAFAVAACIGLLIYGTVRRSPLRLSIRREGSEEQHGTLRGGRAAAVLVHTSDEFFEMGKFLIIGCLLTAGIQTFMNQSSLSAIGDRPLGSYVFMMGLAFALSLCSTSDAFVASTFLHTFPAGALLAFMVLGPMLDFKNALMLLSLFKTRFALYLFFLIAAAVFTGSVLASFWL
- a CDS encoding ABC transporter permease, whose translation is MMALIGKEMRMTLRSLVFYLFVIASVFFYFTSYATEETWGELGPPVISQPQNMGTAEQPYYGWATAGDTRSLAKRMKIHMQRDLNAGASQKLRLGFPMEVELDTGEKAAFTAAISQLDKILKDPSQYTMDEVNQVAEALNSELGGNSIYQQGLGSYGYAITSVDEAMKAQEAQLAEYNAKVDAGELLPGAARYFSDYLSLPAGIFPVFLSAFLLLRDRSSRMNELIYSRRVSPWVYVGSKFIAQGIMLSVVYLILAVIGGWQTVDTLGLTGQTGQAISVFLSYTAWWLLPTLWISVAFGMFGSMLFRRGIVPIALQIIWWFVSVLPLMGSYGLNRLFIRFNSPNDYNLYRGWADEIALNRSFYLLLAILLTAGAAWLWERNRSRLDSAQSLGRKKTKRTPAVPAPGALR
- a CDS encoding GTP-binding protein, which encodes MKIPVIILSGFLGSGKTTLLLSLLKESKRRGLNPGVIMNELGAKDVDGYILQESTGTNVEKLLDGCICCSRKEELPRSLGALLARRPDIIYIELTGVADPDEIVKSLLAPALADRLQLHHAITLLDAENALEYSSRFSSDKLLVRTLRKQITTADLIIVNKSDLVEPETLWKIEKMVYKQNSESEIVFTHYSQINLAPLLTGIAARGFKGSAPRRGPGNISGATLQRMNTDSSSSGGSATAVHEPESGTDGSFSQVAAVTLTVPPAWTGSLRPEELEQFLRQWGYSLLRAKGHVRLAGRDSVQLVQLAGNRISWEASSYPGQPYIVCIGLNLDEKAISRSWAALFS